One Acanthochromis polyacanthus isolate Apoly-LR-REF ecotype Palm Island chromosome 6, KAUST_Apoly_ChrSc, whole genome shotgun sequence DNA segment encodes these proteins:
- the ccn5 gene encoding WNT1-inducible-signaling pathway protein 2, which translates to MDRLLCDCAIALAVLLCVATQVLCQLCDKPCLCPSPAPQCPTGVPLVQDGCRCCQVCARQQGEPCTEMFPCDSQRGLQCDYSASFPGDPGECVGQEDLVCEVNGITYQKGQWFYPSCDTYCQCKGGGVSCVPACPLTARHPTPDCPNPQHIRLPGKCCREWVCENLDNTVIQDAITAMRPERLWPSLPRDHPLNRQASPTSTCVEQSTKWSACSQSCGAGVSTRVSNQNPACKLQMETRLCKVRPCNAVQPAARRPTWGQQGRCEVSYTSPGPIRLVHQGCYSTRAYKLRYCGQCSDSRCCTPYQTTTAEVTFRCPTGRLLQQAVMMIHSCVCHSNCPYAPYTNPALWGLRP; encoded by the exons ATGGACCGGCTACTATGTGACTGTGCGATTGCTTTGGCTGTACTGCTGTGTGTGGCTACACAG GTGCTGTGTCAGCTGTGTGACAAACCCTGCCTCTGCCCTAGTCCTGCCCCTCAGTGCCCCACAGGAGTCCCACTGGTGCAGGATGGCTGCCGGTGTTGCCAGGTTTGTGCCAGGCAGCAGGGTGAGCCCTGCACTGAGATGTTCCCCTGCGACAGCCAGAGAGGACTGCAGTGCGACTACAGCGCCAGCTTCCCCGGAGACCCTGGGGAGTGTGTTG GTCAGGAGGATCTGGTCTGTGAAGTCAACGGCATCACTTACCAAAAAGGCCAGTGGTTCTACCCCTCATGTGACACCTACTGCCAGTGCAAAGGTGGAGGGGTGAGCTGTGTGCCAGCCTGTCCCTTGACTGCACGTCATCCCACTCCAGACTGTCCCAACCCACAGCACATCCGGCTGCCAGGGAAGTGCTGCAGGGAGTGGGTGTGTGAAAACCTTGATAACACCGTCATTCAGGATGCCATCACAG CCATGAGACCAGAACGGTTGTGGCCATCTCTGCCGAGGGATCACCCTCTGAACAGGCAGGCCTCACCCACCTCCACCTGTGTAGAGCAGAGCACCAAATGGAGCGCCTGTTCCCAGAGCTGTGGGGCTGGAGTCTCCACACGCGTTTCCAACCAGAATCCTGCCTGCAAGCTGCAAATGGAAACTCGGCTTTGTAAAGTGCGGCCCTGCAATGCTGTTCAGCCTGCAGCCAGGAGACCCACG TGGGGACAGCAGGGACGCTGCGAGGTGAGCTACACCTCACCAGGGCCCATCCGACTCGTTCATCAGGGCTGCTACAGCACTCGGGCCTACAAGCTCCGGTACTGCGGACAGTGCAGCGACTCTCGGTGCTGCACGCCGTACCAGACCACCACTGCTGAGGTGACCTTCCGCTGCCCCACTGGCAGGCTGCTGCAGCAAGCTGTGATGATGATTCACTCATGCGTCTGTCACAGCAACTGCCCCTACGCACCGTACACTAACCCCGCTCTGTGGGGACTCAGGCCCTGA